One segment of Dolichospermum sp. DET69 DNA contains the following:
- a CDS encoding Uma2 family endonuclease gives MTYTPVKTLTFEQFLIEYGDNTRYELIDGELRDTEPTGPHEEVAGNIAGRIYTEIIHNKLNWLIPKTCLIKPPAALATALRPDVIVLDKIKLNQEPLWQKEPIICNGNTIKLVAEVVSTNWQADYARKIEEYAFLEIPEYWIIDFRALGGIQFIGNPKQPTLTICQLINGVYQQEKYRLGNSIFSPLFPDLKLKLDDIIP, from the coding sequence ATGACTTACACCCCAGTAAAAACCCTCACCTTTGAGCAATTTTTAATTGAATATGGGGACAATACCCGCTATGAACTAATTGACGGAGAACTCAGAGACACCGAACCAACAGGACCCCATGAAGAAGTTGCTGGAAATATTGCCGGCAGAATTTACACCGAGATTATTCATAATAAATTAAACTGGTTAATTCCCAAAACCTGCTTAATTAAACCTCCTGCTGCGTTAGCTACAGCCCTCCGTCCAGATGTCATAGTTTTAGATAAAATAAAACTTAATCAAGAACCACTTTGGCAAAAAGAACCAATAATTTGTAATGGGAATACCATTAAATTAGTTGCAGAAGTTGTAAGTACAAATTGGCAAGCTGATTATGCCAGAAAAATAGAAGAATATGCTTTTTTAGAAATACCAGAATATTGGATAATAGACTTTCGGGCATTAGGAGGAATCCAATTTATTGGCAATCCTAAACAACCGACATTAACAATTTGTCAATTAATTAATGGAGTATATCAACAAGAAAAATATCGTTTAGGAAATAGTATTTTTTCTCCTTTATTTCCAGATTTAAAACTTAAACTAGATGACATCATACCATAA
- a CDS encoding DUF559 domain-containing protein, producing MNNQPPKKDGLRNIVIGQKIEPVKLERAKEMRRQMTPAEKILWEHLRANRLHGLHFRRQQVIDGFIVDFYCHAASLVIEVDGKIHEQQIEYDIERDKILSDRGLRLLRFKNEEITEKIDQVLMRIYQTCSEKT from the coding sequence ATGAACAACCAACCACCGAAAAAAGACGGACTTCGTAACATAGTCATTGGACAAAAAATAGAACCCGTAAAACTCGAACGCGCCAAAGAAATGCGTCGCCAAATGACACCAGCAGAAAAAATTCTGTGGGAACATCTTCGCGCAAACCGCTTGCATGGTTTACATTTTCGCCGACAACAAGTTATAGATGGTTTTATAGTAGATTTTTATTGTCATGCTGCTAGTTTAGTCATAGAAGTAGATGGAAAAATTCATGAACAACAAATTGAATATGATATAGAAAGAGATAAAATTTTATCAGATAGAGGTTTGCGTTTATTGAGATTTAAAAATGAAGAAATAACAGAGAAAATTGATCAAGTTTTGATGCGAATTTATCAAACTTGTTCTGAAAAGACCTAA
- a CDS encoding metallophosphoesterase: MKLISEPAIPVKIQKMKQRVRWKHSSILQQGIDQTCLVIDDGSQQSPEFSFMVMGDTGSKSSSVHHPQREVAKMILNHGNDCRFVLHTGDVIYMVGSREYYPTNFIEPYREFLVGGNQPQNIAYDQMVFKLPILPVLGNHDYYDVPLLYRLLTGPTLSLRKMFRYKDIEIGWHGSNQGDAYARAFLDYLAAISPADLEQHLNQHYIAKTDTGRCLRYQPGSYTRLPNRYYNFCYGGIDFFALDSNTFNTPDPLPNNQSGDNFRRELAQRRQEINREELQILAECDKLNSEKPDEAELLAELSAKLDQINGVKIDIEKQLESHTNTNVDFEQLAWLKDRLIASWHNSAVRGRVIFFHHPPYVTEGSKWNQGQTLAVRHRLREVFDDVAKSLGNITQERSVVDIVFSGHAHCLEHLRTVDTGHADSHINYIISGGGGHRPRRQRQEEGELQETFISNHDLSIRKVADSLLYVGRSGSGLERKKPYSCVRVDVKGGFPAKFMITPLVTELVEGKWCDRQLQPFII; this comes from the coding sequence ATGAAACTAATTTCTGAACCAGCGATTCCGGTCAAAATTCAAAAGATGAAACAACGGGTAAGGTGGAAACATTCAAGTATTCTACAACAGGGAATTGACCAAACCTGTCTGGTAATAGATGATGGCAGCCAGCAAAGTCCAGAGTTTTCGTTTATGGTGATGGGTGATACTGGGAGTAAATCCTCTTCTGTCCACCATCCCCAACGGGAAGTGGCGAAAATGATCTTAAATCATGGTAATGATTGCCGGTTTGTGCTGCATACGGGTGATGTGATTTATATGGTGGGTTCTCGTGAATATTACCCAACAAATTTTATTGAACCTTATCGGGAATTTCTGGTTGGTGGTAATCAGCCGCAAAATATTGCTTATGATCAAATGGTGTTTAAGTTGCCAATTTTGCCAGTTTTGGGTAATCATGATTACTATGATGTCCCTTTACTCTATCGGTTGCTAACTGGCCCAACTTTGTCTTTGCGGAAAATGTTCCGTTATAAAGATATTGAAATTGGTTGGCATGGATCAAATCAAGGTGATGCTTATGCTAGAGCATTTTTAGATTATTTGGCGGCAATTTCTCCAGCCGATTTAGAACAGCATTTAAATCAGCATTATATTGCTAAAACTGATACGGGTAGATGTTTACGTTATCAACCAGGAAGTTATACTCGCTTACCTAATCGCTATTATAATTTTTGTTACGGTGGTATTGACTTTTTTGCCTTAGATTCTAATACTTTTAATACTCCAGATCCTTTACCTAATAACCAATCTGGGGATAATTTCCGACGCGAATTAGCACAACGTCGTCAAGAAATTAACAGGGAAGAATTACAGATATTGGCAGAGTGTGACAAACTCAATTCAGAAAAACCTGATGAAGCAGAACTACTGGCTGAACTTAGTGCTAAATTAGACCAAATAAATGGGGTAAAAATTGATATTGAAAAGCAATTGGAATCTCATACTAATACTAATGTTGATTTTGAACAATTGGCGTGGTTAAAAGATAGATTAATTGCATCTTGGCATAATTCTGCTGTGAGGGGACGGGTAATATTTTTCCACCATCCACCTTATGTTACAGAAGGAAGTAAATGGAATCAAGGACAGACTTTAGCTGTCCGTCATCGGTTGCGGGAGGTTTTTGATGATGTAGCGAAAAGTTTAGGTAATATAACTCAGGAACGCTCGGTAGTAGATATAGTATTTAGCGGACACGCTCATTGTTTAGAGCATTTGCGGACGGTTGATACAGGACACGCAGATTCTCATATTAATTATATTATTTCTGGTGGTGGTGGTCATCGTCCTCGTCGTCAACGCCAGGAAGAAGGAGAATTGCAGGAAACTTTTATCAGTAATCATGATCTTTCTATTCGCAAAGTTGCAGATTCGTTGTTGTATGTGGGACGGAGTGGTAGTGGTCTTGAGAGGAAAAAACCTTATTCTTGTGTGCGGGTGGATGTGAAGGGAGGTTTTCCTGCTAAGTTTATGATCACACCTTTAGTTACAGAGTTAGTTGAGGGTAAATGGTGCGATCGTCAATTACAACCTTTTATAATTTAA
- a CDS encoding peptidoglycan-binding protein translates to MVQFNAALRTEYEQLYRDCQIKSDKLSQVDTIVNRLMDNRSRYKKVERLTDVPWFIVAVIHQLEASGNFNTHLHNGDPLSAKTTQVPKNRPPGKPPFTWEESAQDALTFDGLNNWTDWSIVGSCWKLEGYNGLGHRLFHPSVKSPYLWSFSNHYTKGKYASDGKFDPNLVSQQCGAVVLLKRMEEKGFISLSPESGVGDDIDTKTKQKEVTWFELFRKEEDGISYPVIAANAGSEPIEVVELKTKLTDEFVDFLGKYPTAKTFLIAPSSKAIPSVTAPDIIITPTTDLPTLTRILRWGSKGDDVKALQQALNDLGFNAGEVNGEFENNTENAVKAFQLKAGLMADGEVGPMTWGKLGGKYDEGFSDDPSDPIYLRLAGFAEIEAAKGLTWSNASSEAEKYLKPFRKPMQSIGHIGSDPVFYNWCAAFVAYCCRNVGIDIPDQPEGFWATMALVESWKFWAKQNDFWCPKGSVTPMRGDIVTFDWPDKDAPGEFNHIGIIRAYSQGSSVIKTSEGNKDNTSGNFTRNLSSVSGFIRIR, encoded by the coding sequence ATGGTACAATTCAATGCAGCACTAAGAACAGAATATGAACAACTCTACAGAGATTGTCAAATCAAATCTGATAAACTAAGTCAAGTTGATACGATTGTTAATCGTCTTATGGACAATCGCTCTCGCTATAAAAAAGTAGAAAGACTGACTGATGTTCCTTGGTTTATTGTTGCAGTAATTCATCAACTAGAAGCTAGTGGAAATTTTAATACGCATTTACATAATGGTGATCCATTAAGTGCTAAAACAACTCAAGTTCCTAAAAATCGTCCACCTGGAAAGCCACCTTTTACATGGGAAGAATCGGCACAAGATGCTTTAACTTTTGATGGCTTAAATAATTGGACTGATTGGAGTATTGTCGGAAGTTGTTGGAAACTTGAAGGCTACAATGGACTAGGTCATCGTCTATTTCATCCTAGCGTAAAATCTCCTTATTTATGGAGTTTTTCTAATCACTATACTAAAGGAAAATATGCTTCAGATGGAAAATTTGATCCTAATTTAGTGAGTCAACAATGCGGTGCTGTTGTTCTTCTCAAAAGAATGGAAGAAAAAGGATTTATTTCCTTATCACCAGAAAGTGGAGTGGGTGACGATATTGATACAAAAACAAAACAAAAAGAGGTGACATGGTTTGAACTTTTTCGTAAGGAAGAAGATGGCATATCTTATCCAGTTATCGCTGCTAATGCAGGTTCAGAACCTATTGAAGTAGTAGAATTAAAAACCAAACTAACGGATGAATTTGTAGATTTTTTAGGCAAATATCCTACAGCAAAAACCTTTTTAATTGCTCCCTCTAGTAAGGCTATTCCTTCTGTTACCGCACCTGATATTATCATTACTCCTACCACTGATTTACCAACCTTAACTCGTATTCTGCGTTGGGGTAGTAAAGGAGATGATGTTAAAGCCTTACAACAAGCACTTAATGATTTAGGATTTAATGCTGGCGAAGTAAATGGTGAATTTGAAAATAACACAGAAAATGCTGTTAAAGCTTTTCAGTTAAAAGCAGGTTTAATGGCTGATGGGGAAGTTGGTCCCATGACATGGGGTAAACTTGGCGGTAAATATGATGAGGGCTTTTCTGATGATCCATCTGATCCTATTTATTTACGATTGGCTGGTTTTGCTGAAATTGAAGCCGCTAAAGGACTTACTTGGAGTAATGCAAGTAGTGAAGCGGAAAAATACCTCAAACCTTTCCGTAAACCTATGCAAAGTATAGGTCATATCGGAAGTGATCCAGTTTTTTATAATTGGTGTGCGGCTTTTGTTGCTTATTGTTGTCGTAACGTAGGAATTGATATACCAGATCAACCTGAAGGTTTTTGGGCAACAATGGCTTTAGTTGAATCTTGGAAATTTTGGGCAAAACAAAACGATTTTTGGTGTCCTAAAGGTTCGGTAACTCCTATGCGTGGAGATATTGTTACTTTTGATTGGCCTGATAAGGATGCTCCGGGTGAATTTAATCATATTGGCATTATCAGAGCATATTCTCAAGGAAGTTCTGTAATCAAAACTTCTGAAGGAAATAAAGATAATACCAGTGGTAACTTTACTCGTAATTTATCTTCTGTCTCAGGATTTATCAGAATCCGTTAA
- a CDS encoding type II toxin-antitoxin system PemK/MazF family toxin: MVIKQGDIYWIDLGEPIGSEPAYLRPYVVIQNDLFNRSQIRTVIVCALTSNLRRAKAIGNILLELGEANLDRQSVVNVSQIFTVDKALLTEKIGTLSKERIRQILAGLAIVTEPEERTLDED, encoded by the coding sequence ATGGTAATTAAACAAGGTGATATATACTGGATTGATTTAGGAGAACCGATAGGTTCAGAACCAGCTTATCTGCGTCCTTATGTAGTTATTCAAAATGACTTATTCAATCGTTCTCAAATCAGGACAGTCATAGTTTGTGCATTAACTTCTAACTTGAGACGAGCTAAAGCAATTGGTAATATTTTATTAGAATTAGGAGAAGCCAATTTAGATAGACAAAGCGTGGTAAATGTATCACAAATTTTTACAGTTGATAAAGCCTTATTAACGGAGAAAATCGGTACATTATCTAAAGAAAGAATTAGACAAATTTTAGCAGGTTTAGCAATAGTAACAGAACCAGAAGAAAGGACTTTAGATGAAGATTAG
- a CDS encoding XisI protein: MDKLENYRFLIKKILTEYHQLFSSASPDNIEMLLAFDEQRDQYLWFQVGWTTEERIKGISVHIRIKNEKIYIEEDWTEEGIATELLREGVPKEDIVLAFHDPETRKLTEFAVA, translated from the coding sequence ATGGATAAGTTAGAAAATTACCGATTTTTAATCAAAAAAATCTTAACAGAATATCATCAACTTTTTTCCTCTGCATCTCCTGATAATATAGAAATGCTCTTAGCTTTTGATGAGCAAAGAGATCAATATTTATGGTTTCAAGTTGGTTGGACAACTGAGGAAAGAATTAAGGGAATTTCTGTCCATATTCGCATTAAAAATGAGAAGATTTACATTGAGGAAGATTGGACTGAGGAAGGAATTGCAACTGAGTTATTAAGGGAAGGTGTACCAAAAGAGGATATTGTTTTGGCTTTTCATGATCCAGAAACTCGAAAACTGACGGAGTTTGCTGTGGCTTAA
- a CDS encoding protein kinase, translating into MIGKLLDHRYQVIRVLATGGFGQTYIAQDTRRPGHPICVVKHLKPANSDSNIFVTAKRLFNSEAETLEKLSNHDQIPRLLAYFDENKEFFLVQEFIDGHTLNEELIPGQPWSETQVMQMLLEILSILEFVHQEGVIHRDIKPDNIIRRAADYKLVLVDFGAVKQLRSPLVTVGGQQTATVAIGTPGYMPTEQGQGKPRPNSDIYALGIIAIQALTGVPASQLQEDPDTGEMNWQHLIPINPELVAILTKMVRYHFKERYQTATEALQACQELVNVTPEFSQPSLSGQIIYQSPQPLTSRFTQKTMAVSPANHLPLQPEPQQYIPQESNKPDPLPLLIGILLVGSVAALFTNISPNFKNLTGNWKEENTKSTNHCMAIVAANSNIRSEPSAINSDNILKTLGAASEFEVTGKRTNRGWVEIKLSSGRLAWAHSDVISNREKWTDCRRDQGLAIQTVDDIPLITSRPVPLVTTKPILETPTPKSSLPPAENKEKTVAKARQKFESGDLDGAISLLKSTSGNAVSGIKETVDTVNQWQNDWTKAEALAKDINKAIDNGQWDQVLAYRDHPEKLPNIKYWRDKLEPMFKQAAENAAKQVLPQENKPTPTETPKN; encoded by the coding sequence ATGATAGGAAAATTACTAGATCATCGCTACCAAGTCATTCGCGTCTTGGCCACAGGGGGATTTGGACAAACCTATATTGCCCAAGATACCAGACGGCCAGGCCACCCCATCTGCGTGGTTAAACACCTGAAACCAGCTAATTCTGACTCTAACATCTTTGTTACTGCTAAACGGCTGTTTAATAGCGAAGCAGAAACCTTAGAAAAATTGAGCAACCATGACCAAATCCCTAGACTTTTAGCTTATTTTGACGAAAATAAAGAATTTTTTTTAGTCCAAGAATTTATTGACGGACATACTCTCAACGAAGAACTCATTCCCGGACAGCCTTGGAGTGAAACCCAAGTCATGCAAATGCTACTGGAAATTTTGAGTATTCTGGAGTTTGTTCACCAAGAAGGTGTAATTCACCGCGACATTAAACCTGATAATATTATTCGCCGGGCGGCTGATTATAAATTAGTTTTAGTAGACTTTGGTGCAGTTAAACAATTACGCTCCCCCTTGGTCACGGTAGGCGGACAACAAACGGCTACAGTAGCTATTGGTACGCCTGGCTATATGCCGACAGAACAGGGACAAGGTAAACCCCGCCCTAATAGTGATATTTATGCTTTGGGGATTATAGCCATTCAAGCATTAACGGGAGTCCCAGCTAGTCAATTACAAGAAGATCCAGATACAGGGGAAATGAACTGGCAGCATTTAATTCCTATTAATCCTGAGTTAGTAGCAATTTTAACGAAAATGGTGCGTTACCATTTCAAAGAACGCTATCAAACAGCAACAGAAGCCTTACAAGCTTGTCAAGAATTGGTGAATGTCACCCCGGAATTTTCCCAACCCTCCCTATCTGGGCAAATTATTTATCAATCTCCTCAACCCCTAACTTCAAGATTTACACAGAAAACAATGGCGGTTTCTCCCGCTAATCATCTTCCTTTGCAACCTGAACCTCAACAATATATTCCCCAAGAATCCAATAAACCCGATCCTTTACCTTTATTAATTGGCATATTATTAGTAGGTAGTGTAGCCGCTTTATTTACAAATATATCCCCAAATTTCAAAAATTTAACTGGTAATTGGAAAGAAGAAAATACCAAATCAACAAATCATTGTATGGCTATAGTTGCAGCTAATTCTAATATTCGTTCTGAACCCAGTGCCATCAATTCTGATAATATTTTGAAAACCTTGGGTGCAGCTAGTGAATTTGAGGTGACAGGTAAACGGACCAATCGCGGCTGGGTAGAGATTAAACTTTCATCTGGTCGCTTGGCTTGGGCGCATTCTGATGTAATTTCTAATCGTGAGAAATGGACTGATTGCCGGCGAGATCAAGGTTTGGCTATTCAAACTGTAGATGATATTCCTTTAATTACATCTCGTCCAGTTCCTCTAGTAACAACAAAACCTATTCTCGAAACTCCCACACCTAAATCATCATTACCACCTGCTGAGAATAAGGAAAAAACGGTGGCAAAAGCTCGACAAAAATTTGAATCAGGAGATTTAGATGGAGCAATTTCTCTGCTAAAATCAACTTCAGGAAATGCTGTTTCTGGAATCAAAGAAACGGTTGATACTGTTAATCAATGGCAGAATGATTGGACAAAAGCCGAAGCTTTAGCTAAGGATATTAATAAAGCCATTGATAATGGTCAATGGGATCAGGTTTTAGCTTATCGAGATCATCCCGAAAAGCTCCCGAATATTAAATACTGGCGTGATAAATTAGAGCCAATGTTTAAACAAGCTGCTGAAAATGCCGCTAAACAAGTATTACCCCAAGAAAATAAACCCACTCCCACAGAAACGCCAAAAAATTGA
- a CDS encoding DUF262 domain-containing protein, producing the protein MVNQLEITDQRKENAEAEIRENTKRVDYNTLEYPIEVIVQKYLDGIDEDENELFIPDYQREMAWDEDRQSKFIESVILGLPIPYIFVADISGSEDLARLEIIDGTQRIRTLIRFINNKLKLKNLEKLKTLNGFIFENLPLPRQRRFKRTSIRMIVLTKEADEEIRRDLFQRINSGSLELNEMEKRRGGQPGKCLDLIETLSKEQRFLNLCSFSKTEIDKRDPQEFVLRFFAFLNNYQNYGLSDNKVHQFLDEYLKQENKSDLLKIDVMRNDFYSMLEFIERYCPNSLHIYRKIKNLYEPTTRIKFESITVGVTLALRQNQTLIPKSTSFLDSEEFKKLTKSDASSSQNKVIRRIEYVRDQLLGNS; encoded by the coding sequence ATGGTAAATCAATTAGAAATTACAGATCAACGCAAAGAAAATGCTGAAGCGGAAATTCGTGAAAATACAAAACGTGTTGACTACAACACCTTAGAATACCCTATAGAAGTAATTGTTCAAAAATATTTAGATGGAATAGATGAAGATGAAAATGAATTATTTATTCCAGACTATCAACGAGAAATGGCTTGGGATGAAGATAGACAATCAAAATTTATTGAATCTGTAATATTAGGTTTACCAATACCTTATATTTTTGTTGCTGATATATCAGGTTCTGAAGATTTAGCACGATTAGAAATTATAGATGGAACACAACGTATTCGCACTTTAATTAGATTTATTAACAATAAACTTAAATTAAAAAATCTTGAGAAATTAAAAACTCTAAATGGGTTTATTTTTGAAAATTTACCCTTACCACGTCAAAGACGTTTTAAGAGAACTAGTATTAGGATGATTGTATTAACAAAAGAAGCAGATGAAGAAATTAGAAGGGATCTTTTTCAAAGAATTAATAGTGGTAGTCTTGAATTAAATGAAATGGAAAAACGGAGAGGAGGTCAACCAGGAAAGTGTCTTGATTTAATTGAGACACTATCGAAAGAACAACGATTTTTAAATTTATGCTCTTTTAGTAAAACTGAAATTGACAAAAGAGATCCACAAGAATTTGTCTTACGGTTTTTTGCATTTTTAAATAATTATCAAAATTATGGTTTGTCTGATAACAAAGTTCATCAATTTTTGGATGAATATTTAAAGCAAGAAAATAAATCTGATTTACTCAAGATAGATGTTATGAGAAATGACTTCTATTCAATGTTAGAATTTATAGAAAGATATTGTCCTAATTCTTTACATATTTATCGAAAAATTAAGAATTTGTATGAACCTACCACTAGAATTAAGTTTGAATCTATTACGGTAGGAGTTACTCTAGCATTAAGACAAAATCAAACATTAATACCAAAATCTACTTCTTTTTTAGATTCTGAGGAATTTAAAAAACTAACGAAATCTGATGCTAGTAGTTCTCAAAATAAAGTTATTCGTCGTATTGAGTATGTCCGTGATCAGCTTTTAGGTAATTCATGA
- a CDS encoding ribbon-helix-helix protein, CopG family, with protein sequence MTSIKTAISIEQSLYDQVNALATEMKIPRSKLFAIAIEEYLHRKKHHQILESINEAYADGLDEPEQIMLEEMRHHQGKLQQKEW encoded by the coding sequence ATGACCAGCATCAAAACAGCCATTTCTATAGAACAATCATTGTATGATCAAGTCAACGCTTTAGCAACTGAAATGAAAATACCCCGGAGTAAGTTATTTGCTATTGCAATCGAGGAATATTTACACCGTAAAAAACATCATCAAATATTAGAAAGTATCAATGAAGCTTATGCAGATGGTTTAGATGAACCAGAACAAATCATGTTAGAAGAAATGCGACATCATCAAGGGAAATTACAACAAAAAGAATGGTAA
- a CDS encoding M48 family metallopeptidase, with protein sequence MQTYQITVGEIIIDVVRKNIKNLHLAVYPPDGRVRIATPLHINDESVRLFAISKLPWIKKNQSKFQSELCPETIEYLSGENHYFQGKSYILNVIYQNSPQVEIRNNQYLDLYVKPGSDKEQRQKVLNSWYRQQLKRELPPLIAKWEKVINVNINEWGIKIMRTKWGTCNIQDKRIWLNLELIKKEPICLEYVIVHEITHLLERTHGAKFQALMDQFMPNWRTYKEKLNRYQLNSD encoded by the coding sequence ATGCAAACCTATCAGATAACCGTCGGTGAAATAATTATAGATGTTGTCAGAAAGAATATTAAAAACCTACATTTAGCGGTTTATCCTCCAGATGGTAGAGTGCGGATTGCGACACCGTTACATATTAATGATGAATCTGTACGATTATTTGCAATTTCCAAATTACCATGGATTAAAAAAAATCAAAGTAAATTTCAATCAGAACTATGCCCAGAAACCATAGAATATTTATCAGGAGAAAATCATTATTTTCAAGGTAAAAGCTATATATTAAATGTAATTTATCAAAATTCTCCCCAAGTAGAAATTAGAAATAATCAATATCTGGATTTATATGTAAAACCAGGAAGCGACAAAGAACAACGTCAAAAAGTCCTTAATTCTTGGTATCGTCAACAATTAAAAAGAGAACTTCCCCCATTAATAGCTAAATGGGAAAAAGTAATTAATGTGAATATAAATGAATGGGGAATAAAAATTATGAGAACCAAATGGGGAACTTGCAATATTCAAGATAAACGCATTTGGTTAAATTTGGAATTGATAAAAAAAGAGCCTATATGTTTAGAATATGTGATAGTGCATGAAATTACTCATCTTTTAGAACGCACTCATGGGGCTAAATTTCAGGCTTTAATGGATCAATTTATGCCCAATTGGCGAACATATAAAGAAAAATTGAACCGCTATCAATTGAATAGTGATTAA